The genome window CTCGGCCAGGATCGGAACGCGCCGTTCGCGAGCCCGCGCTTCGATCCAGGCATGGTCCTGGTTGGCGATGTCGCGCAGCAGCTGCCGCGTAACCGGGTACTGGTCCCGGTAGCGCGTGAAGAACCGGACCACACGTTCGGGTTGCTGGAACGGTTGAATCAGTCCGTTCAGCAGCAGCCGATCGAAACAGCGGTAGCCGAACCGGATGCTATCCTCGTGGTGCTCGCGGAAGGCGTTCATGGGGACCTCCGGGACGTGAGACATCTCAGAGGATACCCACCCGGACGCCTCCGCGAGGATGCGAGCATGCGGGACTATCACCAACTCGACCTCTGGCAGCGCGCGATGACGTACACCGTCCAGATCTACGAGTTCACGGCGCAATTGCCCGAGACTGAGCGCTACAACCTGACCGCACAACTGCGCCGGGCGGCGACCTCCGTTCCGCTGAACATCGCCGAGGGCTCGGGCTGTAGCACCGACGCCGAATTCGCGCGATTCGTTGGCCACGCGTACCGCTCGCTGAAGCAGGTCGTCACCGGCTTGGAGCTGTGCCAACGGCTCTACGGGTCGCTGCCGGTTCCCCCGATGACCGCCTTGATCGATGAGGGCAACCAGATCTCGCGGATGGCGCACAGCTTCATGCAGCGACTCGGCACCAGCACCGGGTCGTCGCCGTCGTGACGCTCACGGCTCATGGCTCATAGCTCAAAGCTGGGATATCAAGGGCGCAGCCCCTGGCTAGATCAGCGGGAAGACGAGCGCCGACACCGTGCCGAGGCGCACCACCAGGGCGAGCCGCGGCGTGAGACGCTTGCAGGCGTTCCACGTCCAGGCGAGGGCCGTCATCGCCGCGACCAGCACCACGATCCAGGCCAGCGTCCCGATCGGGTCCTGCGACGACACGTAGCGCAGCAGGCTCCGGTTCCACAGCGACCCGTACAGGATACAGACGTGCACGATGTAAACCGTCAGCGACTCCTCGGCGAGCGCCTGCACCGCGCGCGGAATCCGGGTGAGGTACCGGCCAATCGCCGCGACGACGCCCAGGTTGACGACGACCCCGCCCAGCCGATAGAGGAACGCGCTCGGGCTCGTGCGCCAGAAGTCGATGTCCCCGTAGAGACGGGGCGACAGCCCGGTGAAGACGAGTCCGGCGACCGCGCTCGCCGTGCCGAGGTAGAAGGCCACGCGGATGAACCGCTCGGGGTCGGTGGCGATCGCGCGCCGCTGCAGGACGACGCCGATGAAGGCGCCGACGAGGATGTAGCCGGCCCACGGAAACACGGGAAAGAGCGAACCGGTCTGTGAGTTCAGGTAGGCGGTCAGCCAGCCGGGCAGCTCGCTCCAGTCGGTGTGCCACGTCCACGGCGTGAGGACCACCACGGCGGCGGCGAGCCCGCCACTCACGAGCGCGAACCGTTTCGGTGTCCGCGCGAGGACGACGAGCAGCTGCAGGCCGAGCAGGGTGAGGGCGACGAGCTGGAGGATGTCGACCACGAAGAACGACTGCCAGCGCTCCTCCGACGCCCACTTCAGGTGCGAGAACTTGCCCATTGGAAAGCGAACGAGGTAGGCGAGCGCCAGGAAGAAGAGGAACCGCCTCGCCCGCTTGAACACGCGTGGCGACCAGCGCAGGTGAGCCGCCCAGTTCCGGCAGGTCGTCACGCTGAAGGCCACGCCCGACAGCGTCAGGAACATGCACGAGGTGAGGCCGCGCACGAACAGCCACCAGTCGTAGAACGCGCCTTGCCGGTACGGGGCCTCGAGCAGCACGTCGATGGTGTGCCCCTGCACCATCATGACGACGGCGATGGCCCTGGCGAGGTCGATGAACACGACCCGGGTCCGGGCAGGGTCGGCGACGGGGAGAGCAGCGGCGGGCGGGCGGGCGGGTGCGGGAGCCGAAGGACGGGTCATCGGCGCCCCGATCATACCGTATGGCCGGGGCCCCGGCAGACTGCGGTGCGGCCCTCACCCGCCACTGGTGATGTAGTGCTCCAGTTCCTCGATCGTCCGCTGCTGTTCGGCCAGCACGGCCCGCACCACGTCGCCAATCGACACGAGACCGACGAGTCGATCGCCGTCGAAGACGGGCAGGTGACGGACGCGCCGCTCGGTCATGAGCGCCATGCACTGGTCGGCCGTCCACCACGGCGCCACCGTGACGACGTCGCTCGTCATGACCTCTGACACGGCCAGGTCGCGCGAGGCCTTGCCAAGCAGCGCCACCTTGCGGGCGTAGTCACGCTCCGAGAAGATCCCGACGAGTCTGGACCCCTCGCTCACGAGCACGGCCCCGATGTTGTGAGTGGCCATGACCCTGAGGGCGTCGAACACCGTGACCCCCGGCTCCACGGCGTGGATGGCGGTCTTCCCCACCAGCATGTCCCGAACGGTGGTCGTCATGAGAGCCTCCAGCGAGCGTCGGCGGACGAGAGGCGCCCGGCTCGAGCCAGGCCCGAGCAGGCAGGCGAAACCAACGAGACGGACTGACCGGAACGAGGATGGTGATAACACGGCTCGGGCCGCGACGCAACAGGCAGGATGCGACACAGGCAGGATGCGCAGGATGCACGGCAGGCTGCACGTGCTTCACTGCCCGGTGGGTAATTTCTACCGTCGTCGAACCCGACATTCGGCCCTGGAACCCGCCCACAAAGGGCCGTATTGGGGCCGGTGCGGCCGGTTCAGCCGCGGCACGCTTTCTGCACTTCGGATCGACGTTCGAGTCGGAGTGTGTCGGAGGACCCATGCCGCAGTTGCCAGAGATTGCCGAGTTCTGGACCCTCCAGCAGAGCCAGCACGCGGTGCGGTGCGTCGCGGCGCGCCACCCCATGGGCGTCGAGCTCCGCTACCTCATGAACGACCACCCGCTCATCAGCCGCGTGTTCTCCGACTGGCGCGCCGTCGAGGGCCAGGCCCGCGAGTGGCACGACGACCTCGTCTCGCGTGGCTGGTCGGCACTGCGCATCAACCTGCCTCTCCACAGCCACTGACGGCCCGCCCGCGGTGGCTGTGGTAGTGTGGCGCCATGGGTGCTTTCCCCGACGGCCCGTTCGTCGGGCTCGCTGTCCTGTGCCACGCCTTCGAACCGCGCCCTGACGGCACCGCCGACGTCCGCGGGCTCGTCCATGGTGTGGCGGTCGAGCCCCTCGGCGAGGCGGCCCTCGCAGACGACCCTCTCGGGCTGCGACCCGACGCACGCGTCGAGTTGCTCGCCGTTGTCTTCCTCCACGCCGGACACCAGCGCGGGACGCACCGCCTGACGCTGCAGGGCGTCTACCCGAACGGCCGGACCGGCGGCGCGGTCTCGCGGGAGATCCACTTCACCGAGCAGACCCCTGCCGCCACGTGCCCCATCCCGGTCGAGCTCGATGTGTTCGAGCCCGGCGTGTACCACTACGACGTCCTGTTCGACGGCGTCCGGATCACCCGGATCCCCCTCGTGGTCCAGTACCACGAGGTGTGAACGGCCCGACGCCCGCGACCCCTCACACGCGGCCAGCGAGGAACATGCGGTACGCCGCGTTGTCGGGCTCGACCTGGAAGCGGTAGCCCAGCGCCGACAGGAACTGGTCGAACGCGCGCAGGTCGGCGTCGGGCACCTCGAACCCCGCCAGCACGCGGCCGAAGTCGGCGCCGTGGTTCCGGTAGTGGAACAGACTGATGTTCCAGCGCCCCCCGAGCGTGTCGAGGAACTGCAGCAGGGCACCGGGACGTTCCGGGAACTCGAACCGGCAGAGACGCTCGCTCGTGGCGTCCGGGGCACGCCCCCCCACCATGTGGCGCAGGTGAAGCTTGGCCAACTCGTTGTCGGTCAGGTCGAGCGTCTCGTAGCCGGCGTCCCGTAGCCGCTGCACGACCGACGACGCGTCGTCGCGCGACCCGGTGGCGAGCCCGACGAAGATATGCGCCGCGTCGCGTCCCGACAGGCGGTAGTTGAACTCGGTGATGACGCGCGCGCCGATCGCCGCGCAGAACTGGCGGAACGCCCCGGGGCGTTCGGGGATCGTCACCGCGAGCAGCGCCTCCCGGGCCTCGCCGAGCTCGGCCCGCTCGGCGACGAAGCGCAGGCGGTCGAAGTTCATGTTCGCGCCGCTCAGCACCGCGACGTGACGGCCCGCGGGCCGGGGCTGCGCCTCGACCCACGCCTTGAGGCCGGCCACCGACAAGGCGCCGGCCGGCTCCATGATGGTGCGCGTCTCGTCGAAGACGTCCTTGATGGCCGCGCAGATCTGGTCGTTGGTCACGCGGATGACGCCAGCGACCGCGGCCTGCGCGATGGGGAACGTGAACCGACCGACCTCCCGCACGGCCACACCGTCGGCGAAGATGCCCACCTCGTCGAGGCGGATCCGCCGCCCGGCCTCGAGCGATCGGGCCATGGCGTCGGCCTCGACCGGCTCGACGCCGAACACGGCGACGGCCGGCATCAGCGTCTTGAAGTACGCGGCCATCCCCGCGAGGAGGCCGCCGCCCCCCACGGGCACGAACACCGCGGCGAGATCGCCGGGACGTTGGCGCACGATCTCGTCGGCCACGGTGCCCTGTCCGGCGATGACCAGCGGATCGTCGAACGGGTGGACGAAGGTGAGCGCCGTCTCACTGGCCAGCCCGTGGCAGTGCCGTTCCGCGTCCGAGTACGTATCCCCGTGCAGGACGACCTCGGCGCCGAGCGCGCGTACCGCCTCGACCTTGATCTCCGGCGTCGTCCGCGGCATGACGATGACGGCGCGCAAACCGAGGTGTCGTGCCGAGAGCGCGACGCCCTGCGCGTGATTGCCGGCGCTGGCGGCGATGACGCCGCGAGCGCGCGCGACCGGGTCTAGGCGCGAGATCCGGTTGTACGCCCCGCGGATCTTGAAGCTGAACACCGGCTGGAGGTCTTCCCGCTTGAGGGAGACGTCGCACCCCAGCCGGCGCGACAGCCGCGGCGCGGGGTCGAGTGGCGTCTCGCGCGCCACCTCGTAGACCCGGCTGACGAGCGTCTCGCGGAAGATGCGTTCCAGCAGGTCGTCCGACGCCGGCGTGACCTCGTTCACTCGTAGCCCCCGGTGGCGCCGAACCCGCCGCGCGACACCGAGGGCCAGATCGAGGCTTCCTCCCACCGCACGCGTGGCGTCGCGACGATCAGGCCCTGGGCCAGCCGTTCCCCCCGGGTCACCTCGACGGGCCGCTCACCGAAGTTGAAGAGGGCCAGCCTCACCTCGTCGGCTGGCCCGGAGTAGTCGGGGTCGACGAGGCCGATGCCATTGGCCAGCATCAGCCCCTTCTTCATCGCCAGGCTGCTGCGCGCGGCGATGACCAGTCCGTGCCCATCCGGCACCACGACCACCAGCCCCGTGCCGACGAGACGCACCTCGCGCGGGCCGATGACCACCGCCTCGTTCGAGGCCAGGTCGAACGCCGCCGCCCCGGCACTCTGGTACGCGGGCAGCTCCACGTCGTCGGCGAGCCGCCTGATCTGCACCTTCATTCGCGTGGGCCTCCCGTGCCCCGACGCCGGCACGCCACGCCCCACGGGGAACGCGATAGCATGGAGCCTCGCCGGGTGACGCCCATTATCCCCGAAGGGCGGGCGCCCTCCGGCGTGTGGCGCGTCATATGCCGACATGGAGGTCGTCGAGATGCCCTGCCGTCGCGCGTCGGTGGCCCCTGGCCTCGCCCTGATCCTCTCGATTGCGGGCCAGCCCGCGCTGGTGGCCGCGCAGCGCCCTGCGGACGACCGTCCGCGGGCGCGCGACCTCGGGTTGTCGCCGGGCGTGTTCTCTCCCGGCCCGCTCAACGCCATCACCGACGTCGCCGGCGTGCGTGTCGGTCACGTCACCCTCATCGAGGGCGACGCAACCCGCACCGGAGTCACGGCCATCCTGCCCCACGGCGGCAACCTGTTCCTCGACAAGGTGCCGGGCGGCGTGTTCATAGGCAATGCCTTCGGCAAGCTCGCCGGATCGACGCAGGTGCGCGAGCTCGGCACCATCGAAACGCCCATCGTCCTCACGAACACGCTGGGGGTGGGCGCCGCAGTCGAGGGCGTCGTCGCCTACACGCTGGCCCGAGCGGGCAACGAGGCGGTGCGATCGGTCAACGCCCTGGTTGGGGAAACCAACGACGGGACCCTGAACGACATCCGGGCCTTGACGGTCCGGCCGGCACACGTCATCGAAGCCATTGAGCGGGCCGGCGGCGGCCCGGTCGAAGAGGGGGCGGTGGGTGCCGGCACGGGAACGGTAGCGTTCGGCTGGAAGGGCGGCATCGGCACGGCCTCGCGGGTGCTGCCCTCGCGACATGGTGGCCACGTCGTCGGGGTTCTCGTGCAGACGAACTTCGGTGGCGTCCTCACGATGGACGGCGTCCCCGTCGGTCGTGCGCTCGGCCGCCATGCCTTCGCGCCGACGGAGCGGGCCGCGGATGCGGACGGGTCGTGCATGATCGTCGTGGCCACCGACGCGCCGCTCGATGCCCGGTCGCTCGAACGGCTGGCCGCACGGGCGCTGTTCGGCCTCGGACGCACCGGCGCGTCGTACAGCCATGGCAGCGGCGATTACGCCGTCGCGTTCTCGACAGCAGCGGAGGTGCGCGTCCGCCACGGCGCGGACGGCCCGCAGACACAGGCCGTCGTGCCGGGCGACCGCCTGTCGGCGCTCTTCCAGGCCGTGCTCGAAGCCACCGAGGAGGCGGTGTACAACTCGCTGCTGCGGGCGCGCACCACAACCGGCAACGGTCGCACGGTCGACGCCCTCCCCATCGACGAGGTCCGTGCGCTGATCGATCGCAGCGGCCGCCGCGACTGGCCGGCAACGGTGCCCAGGTGACCCGCTGGCCGTGGAGACGCGCATGACTCGTTCCGCGACACGTCGCCCGTGGCGACGCTGGTTCGTCCTCGTCCTCCTCCTGGTCGCCCTCGGTGCGGGCGCCTTCGGCGTCGCGATGTGGCGGGCACCGTTTGCCACCACCGCGTTGGTCGGTCGCCTCTCACTGAGGGCCGCGGGCTTCAGCCCGGGAACGGCCGCGGCTCCAAGAGGGCCGGTGGCCTATCTCGCGGCCGGTTCGGGGCCGCTGCTGGCCTTCCTCCACGGGGCCAACGATCAGGGCTCGACCTGGGCCCGGATCGCGCCAGCGTTCGTCGACCGCTACCGGGTCGTGGTGGCCGATCTCGCCGGCCACGGCCAGAGCGCCCCCGCCAACGGCCCGCTGGCGCTCGCCGATCTCGTCGCGGGCGTGGAGGCTGTCGTCGCGGCCGAACGGTCGGGAGCACCGTCGATCCTCGTCGGCAACTCGCTTGGCGGCTTCCTCGCGCTGATCCACGCCCTCGACCACCCCGGCGATTTGGCCCTCGTCGTCTCGGTGAACGGCGGCGTCGTGCGGGGAGGCGACACGGAGGTGGCCGGGCTGTTGCTGCCGCGCACGCGCGACGAGGCCCGCCGGGCCGTGGACGCGCTGCTCAGCCCGCGCTCGGCGCGGGTACCCGACTTCGTGCTCGACGACCTGGTACGCCGGGCACCGACGAGCCCGCTGGCGCGCCTGATGACGGGGCCGGCGTCTGCCGCCGACGCCTGGGGCATCGACGATCGGCTCGTTGGGCTGGACACGCCCGTCGCGCTGATCTGGGGCGCCGACGATCGGCTGATGCCGCTCGCCTACGCGGAGCAGTCGCGAGCGGCCCTGCCCGACGCCACGCTCGACGTGATTCCCGAGTGTGGCCACGTGCCGCAGCGCGAGTGCCCCGCCAGGCTGCTCGCCCCGCTCGAGGCCGCCCTCGCCCGGGTCGGGCGGTGAGGCGGAGAGGCGGGCCGGGTTGTTGGTTGTTGGTTGTTGGTTGTTGGTTGTTGGTTGTTGGTTGTTGGTTCAGGGTGCTTGGTTCTGAGTGTAGACTCGCCGGGTCGCCCGGTACCGTTCACCGTCCACGGAGCCTGTTGCATGGCCTACATCCTCGCGCTCGATCAGGGCACGACCAGTTCCCGCGCGCTGCTGTTTG of Acidobacteriota bacterium contains these proteins:
- a CDS encoding four helix bundle protein; translation: MRDYHQLDLWQRAMTYTVQIYEFTAQLPETERYNLTAQLRRAATSVPLNIAEGSGCSTDAEFARFVGHAYRSLKQVVTGLELCQRLYGSLPVPPMTALIDEGNQISRMAHSFMQRLGTSTGSSPS
- a CDS encoding DUF1624 domain-containing protein, encoding MTRPSAPAPARPPAAALPVADPARTRVVFIDLARAIAVVMMVQGHTIDVLLEAPYRQGAFYDWWLFVRGLTSCMFLTLSGVAFSVTTCRNWAAHLRWSPRVFKRARRFLFFLALAYLVRFPMGKFSHLKWASEERWQSFFVVDILQLVALTLLGLQLLVVLARTPKRFALVSGGLAAAVVVLTPWTWHTDWSELPGWLTAYLNSQTGSLFPVFPWAGYILVGAFIGVVLQRRAIATDPERFIRVAFYLGTASAVAGLVFTGLSPRLYGDIDFWRTSPSAFLYRLGGVVVNLGVVAAIGRYLTRIPRAVQALAEESLTVYIVHVCILYGSLWNRSLLRYVSSQDPIGTLAWIVVLVAAMTALAWTWNACKRLTPRLALVVRLGTVSALVFPLI
- a CDS encoding CBS domain-containing protein encodes the protein MTTTVRDMLVGKTAIHAVEPGVTVFDALRVMATHNIGAVLVSEGSRLVGIFSERDYARKVALLGKASRDLAVSEVMTSDVVTVAPWWTADQCMALMTERRVRHLPVFDGDRLVGLVSIGDVVRAVLAEQQRTIEELEHYITSGG
- the ilvA gene encoding threonine ammonia-lyase, biosynthetic; translated protein: MERIFRETLVSRVYEVARETPLDPAPRLSRRLGCDVSLKREDLQPVFSFKIRGAYNRISRLDPVARARGVIAASAGNHAQGVALSARHLGLRAVIVMPRTTPEIKVEAVRALGAEVVLHGDTYSDAERHCHGLASETALTFVHPFDDPLVIAGQGTVADEIVRQRPGDLAAVFVPVGGGGLLAGMAAYFKTLMPAVAVFGVEPVEADAMARSLEAGRRIRLDEVGIFADGVAVREVGRFTFPIAQAAVAGVIRVTNDQICAAIKDVFDETRTIMEPAGALSVAGLKAWVEAQPRPAGRHVAVLSGANMNFDRLRFVAERAELGEAREALLAVTIPERPGAFRQFCAAIGARVITEFNYRLSGRDAAHIFVGLATGSRDDASSVVQRLRDAGYETLDLTDNELAKLHLRHMVGGRAPDATSERLCRFEFPERPGALLQFLDTLGGRWNISLFHYRNHGADFGRVLAGFEVPDADLRAFDQFLSALGYRFQVEPDNAAYRMFLAGRV
- the dut gene encoding dUTP diphosphatase, which produces MKVQIRRLADDVELPAYQSAGAAAFDLASNEAVVIGPREVRLVGTGLVVVVPDGHGLVIAARSSLAMKKGLMLANGIGLVDPDYSGPADEVRLALFNFGERPVEVTRGERLAQGLIVATPRVRWEEASIWPSVSRGGFGATGGYE
- a CDS encoding P1 family peptidase, coding for MPCRRASVAPGLALILSIAGQPALVAAQRPADDRPRARDLGLSPGVFSPGPLNAITDVAGVRVGHVTLIEGDATRTGVTAILPHGGNLFLDKVPGGVFIGNAFGKLAGSTQVRELGTIETPIVLTNTLGVGAAVEGVVAYTLARAGNEAVRSVNALVGETNDGTLNDIRALTVRPAHVIEAIERAGGGPVEEGAVGAGTGTVAFGWKGGIGTASRVLPSRHGGHVVGVLVQTNFGGVLTMDGVPVGRALGRHAFAPTERAADADGSCMIVVATDAPLDARSLERLAARALFGLGRTGASYSHGSGDYAVAFSTAAEVRVRHGADGPQTQAVVPGDRLSALFQAVLEATEEAVYNSLLRARTTTGNGRTVDALPIDEVRALIDRSGRRDWPATVPR
- a CDS encoding alpha/beta fold hydrolase, with the translated sequence MTRSATRRPWRRWFVLVLLLVALGAGAFGVAMWRAPFATTALVGRLSLRAAGFSPGTAAAPRGPVAYLAAGSGPLLAFLHGANDQGSTWARIAPAFVDRYRVVVADLAGHGQSAPANGPLALADLVAGVEAVVAAERSGAPSILVGNSLGGFLALIHALDHPGDLALVVSVNGGVVRGGDTEVAGLLLPRTRDEARRAVDALLSPRSARVPDFVLDDLVRRAPTSPLARLMTGPASAADAWGIDDRLVGLDTPVALIWGADDRLMPLAYAEQSRAALPDATLDVIPECGHVPQRECPARLLAPLEAALARVGR